The Elusimicrobiota bacterium genome includes a window with the following:
- a CDS encoding type IX secretion system membrane protein PorP/SprF, producing the protein MSMIMSTVYTAHSIIVSQTKRLKAFAAYIVDKQLIILFLVLLFTPLQNGECAFVYTDYSARGLGMNGAICTVTGVTADTAGVYYNPALTAISGGNENTSRPRVSMSYESLYPGVMDSLWLGTLVYTHPVNRIVGTFGVNYLQFGSSLYSEQVAGLTYAREMLYFEPLKLGVTVKTLTKSYGQTGYTNRDPTFANAMTATGVSYDVGLTYATPLSGLVAGASARNVDRPNIKLVKRDIVPAEYRVGLGYQMETVSTELVYYCTTSAGTDAALLLGSEWWILRNVFAFRAGCGYGVSEYKSVSFGLSYRFSIPGMKTFITLDYGYGYQFNGAMDNTVGNNLATLNIQF; encoded by the coding sequence ATGAGTATGATTATGTCGACGGTATATACCGCTCACTCAATAATCGTTTCGCAGACGAAACGATTGAAAGCGTTCGCGGCATATATCGTCGACAAACAATTAATAATTTTATTTTTAGTATTGTTATTTACCCCATTACAAAACGGGGAGTGCGCGTTTGTGTATACGGACTACAGTGCGCGGGGGCTCGGGATGAACGGCGCGATCTGCACGGTTACCGGCGTTACCGCCGACACTGCGGGTGTGTATTACAATCCGGCGTTAACCGCAATCAGCGGGGGGAACGAGAACACCTCGCGTCCCCGGGTGAGTATGTCGTACGAATCGTTGTATCCTGGCGTGATGGACAGTTTATGGTTAGGTACGCTGGTGTACACGCATCCGGTGAACCGCATAGTGGGAACGTTTGGCGTGAACTACCTCCAGTTTGGTTCGAGTTTGTATAGCGAACAAGTTGCGGGACTTACCTATGCGCGGGAAATGCTATATTTTGAACCGTTAAAACTGGGTGTTACAGTGAAAACATTAACGAAAAGTTATGGGCAGACAGGGTATACCAACCGCGACCCTACGTTTGCCAACGCAATGACCGCTACGGGTGTAAGCTACGACGTAGGGCTGACCTACGCAACACCGTTATCTGGCCTTGTGGCAGGCGCGTCTGCGCGTAACGTAGATCGTCCGAATATTAAGCTGGTGAAACGCGACATTGTTCCTGCGGAGTACCGCGTAGGTCTGGGCTACCAAATGGAAACAGTATCGACCGAACTTGTGTATTATTGCACGACCTCTGCGGGTACGGACGCTGCGTTGTTGCTGGGCAGCGAATGGTGGATATTAAGAAACGTGTTTGCTTTCCGCGCAGGCTGCGGGTATGGCGTAAGCGAGTACAAGTCTGTATCTTTTGGGTTGAGTTACCGGTTTAGCATCCCCGGGATGAAAACGTTTATTACACTCGATTACGGGTACGGCTATCAGTTCAACGGTGCGATGGATAATACCGTTGGGAACAACCTCGCGACGTTAAACATACAGTTTTGA
- the fmt gene encoding methionyl-tRNA formyltransferase, with protein sequence MGIPTIFFGTPLPAVGYAELTRKLTVLKAVVTQPDREAGRGCNIRIPAVKEWVLKPSPAENNVPDILQPERSEIRDNAFAMKLSSYSPALGIVVNYGNILPQTVLSVFSTGVINIHFSLLPKYRGAAPIQWSIIRGEKVTGVTAFWLDPGMDTGDIFAQIEVRIDEDDTSETLRTKLVDTGLKLLGQCITDIEHGKIIRKKQGGTPSSAPVLKKNDGHIDWSKPAGEVHNLLRGTIPWPGVFTQYQKPGVCEEYEVLKITGGRVAVTEDIVSLGIKKNIPYGTIAGYVKNTGFIVACGNDTMYVITVVQPAGKKVMPAWNFLQGSRITQGTVLK encoded by the coding sequence ATGGGAATCCCAACAATTTTTTTTGGCACACCGTTACCCGCAGTGGGATACGCGGAACTTACGCGTAAATTAACGGTATTAAAAGCAGTTGTTACCCAGCCAGACCGTGAAGCCGGGCGGGGTTGTAATATCCGTATCCCCGCAGTTAAGGAATGGGTATTAAAACCTTCCCCCGCAGAGAATAATGTACCGGATATCCTTCAACCGGAACGCAGTGAGATCCGCGATAACGCATTTGCTATGAAGTTATCGTCCTACTCCCCTGCATTAGGGATCGTTGTTAACTACGGCAATATTTTACCGCAAACCGTACTCTCAGTGTTCTCCACAGGTGTTATAAACATTCATTTTTCGTTATTACCCAAATACCGCGGTGCTGCACCGATACAATGGTCAATTATCCGCGGTGAAAAAGTTACCGGCGTAACCGCGTTTTGGCTTGACCCCGGGATGGATACCGGCGATATTTTTGCGCAGATAGAAGTAAGGATTGATGAGGATGATACTTCTGAAACTTTACGTACAAAACTTGTAGATACGGGACTGAAGTTATTAGGACAATGCATTACTGATATTGAACATGGTAAGATCATACGGAAAAAACAGGGAGGGACGCCGTCTTCTGCGCCGGTACTAAAAAAAAATGATGGGCATATTGACTGGAGTAAACCAGCGGGTGAGGTACACAACCTCCTCCGTGGTACCATACCCTGGCCGGGAGTGTTTACGCAGTACCAAAAACCCGGTGTTTGTGAAGAATATGAAGTACTAAAAATCACCGGAGGGCGCGTAGCGGTAACTGAAGACATTGTTTCTCTTGGGATAAAAAAAAATATTCCATACGGTACCATAGCGGGATACGTTAAGAACACAGGGTTTATCGTAGCATGCGGAAATGATACAATGTATGTTATAACCGTAGTTCAGCCGGCAGGGAAAAAGGTTATGCCAGCATGGAATTTTTTGCAAGGAAGCAGGATAACACAAGGAACGGTTTTAAAATAG
- a CDS encoding gliding motility-associated C-terminal domain-containing protein, which translates to MDKNIMCAKKYKKLISWYIDGEIILAQQREVEAHIATCTECKEYMEQLRKMKDMLSITAVATPRAGYEDRLKRLITKRFDTSAVARKGKRVPFQLFPHGIIAGATVCAAILFIYSKLLYIPQRSRITPQIVNKTDVAQINKQPVAVSTGKQEHVVYRVDTVAETLPVPTIPVNIANARKDTQKVTTSLRLQDNYNTGITTGIHTETVAVPLASEIEKKVSPSIPPDKMVEYAPIVRSLVDKGMGEQTAARTVKDAVTHGYNAEQLGCIVNTPAKNVDVKSALAKGKQQPQKFEYIETAPNPFTPNNDGVNDTAHFHYRGATTDADSVTPATTENKLRIYTIPGRLVRTANIFAGTVPAWDGTDDTSNLLDGGIYVFVLTVGENTVRGTVILAK; encoded by the coding sequence ATGGACAAAAATATTATGTGCGCAAAAAAGTATAAGAAACTCATATCGTGGTATATCGACGGTGAGATAATCCTGGCGCAACAGCGTGAAGTGGAAGCTCATATCGCCACGTGTACTGAATGTAAAGAGTACATGGAACAACTACGTAAAATGAAAGATATGCTAAGTATTACCGCGGTTGCAACACCTCGCGCGGGGTATGAGGATAGGCTTAAGCGATTGATAACCAAACGTTTTGATACTTCTGCCGTTGCCAGAAAGGGAAAACGCGTACCGTTTCAACTGTTCCCGCACGGTATTATTGCAGGCGCAACGGTATGCGCGGCGATACTGTTTATATACTCTAAACTACTATACATCCCGCAGCGTTCGCGGATAACTCCGCAAATCGTGAATAAAACGGATGTTGCGCAAATAAACAAACAACCCGTGGCGGTGTCTACCGGAAAACAGGAACACGTAGTATACCGCGTGGATACTGTTGCAGAAACGCTGCCCGTACCAACGATACCAGTAAATATTGCAAATGCGCGTAAGGATACGCAGAAAGTAACGACAAGTTTACGTTTACAGGATAATTATAATACTGGGATTACAACGGGCATACATACGGAAACGGTTGCGGTACCGTTAGCGTCGGAAATAGAGAAAAAAGTTTCGCCGTCAATACCGCCGGACAAAATGGTTGAATACGCGCCAATCGTAAGGTCGTTGGTAGATAAAGGTATGGGCGAACAAACCGCTGCGCGTACCGTCAAGGACGCGGTTACTCACGGGTACAACGCGGAACAGCTTGGGTGTATCGTTAACACACCGGCGAAAAACGTGGATGTAAAATCTGCGTTAGCGAAGGGTAAACAACAACCACAAAAGTTTGAGTATATAGAAACCGCACCGAACCCATTTACGCCGAACAACGACGGGGTGAACGATACCGCGCACTTTCATTATCGCGGAGCAACTACTGATGCAGACAGCGTAACACCGGCAACAACAGAAAATAAACTCCGGATCTACACAATTCCCGGACGGTTAGTGCGAACCGCTAATATCTTCGCAGGAACCGTTCCTGCCTGGGATGGGACTGACGACACGAGCAATCTTCTAGACGGCGGGATTTACGTTTTTGTCCTTACCGTTGGGGAAAACACAGTACGCGGTACTGTAATCCTTGCAAAATAA
- a CDS encoding DUF116 domain-containing protein: MDIRWIIFSVEYPVMLVLGKLIPALKDVFESHIVESNNRAVELVVKNKTFHTVLVLLPHCLQNDKCPHRITYDVANCKNCGNCKIGALRVLAEKYKVSLKVATGGGLARKWVKEVRPDIIVAVACENELADGIAAVYPFLVYAVPNTKPNGPCINTDVAVDAVSSVLQKLVGK; the protein is encoded by the coding sequence ATGGACATTAGATGGATAATATTTAGTGTTGAATACCCTGTGATGTTGGTTCTTGGAAAACTTATACCCGCATTGAAAGACGTTTTTGAATCGCATATCGTTGAAAGTAACAACCGCGCAGTCGAGCTCGTGGTAAAAAATAAAACATTCCATACTGTACTCGTGTTACTCCCGCATTGTTTGCAAAACGATAAATGCCCGCATCGGATTACCTACGACGTTGCGAACTGTAAAAACTGTGGAAACTGCAAAATCGGCGCGCTGCGCGTACTCGCGGAAAAGTACAAAGTTTCGTTGAAAGTCGCGACCGGCGGCGGGCTGGCGCGTAAATGGGTGAAAGAAGTACGGCCGGATATCATTGTGGCAGTCGCGTGTGAGAACGAACTCGCTGATGGCATCGCCGCGGTGTACCCTTTTCTCGTTTACGCTGTACCAAACACAAAACCCAACGGACCGTGTATCAACACCGATGTCGCCGTAGATGCAGTGAGTTCCGTGCTGCAAAAACTCGTCGGGAAGTAA
- a CDS encoding glycosyltransferase, translated as MPKVAILIPSYDSQLHVDIVYRLVELSRNGYEIINVNGYANIIEARNNCIYRMMTREKESNTRYDYFMFIDSDIVFDTRYIDKMLAQDKSVVTGLYFTKNGGHKPLAGYWGSMNETGQLMYLSKKEVLSKMLVEIDWCGLGFTMFKRDVLDNIQYPWVEAKIIELKQPVNTGVFTLSQEILSEDLSFIKKMGDNGVKLYCDTELFCEHIGIQYFGLKQYLENN; from the coding sequence ATGCCAAAAGTTGCGATCTTGATACCGTCATACGACTCGCAGTTACATGTGGACATTGTCTATCGTCTGGTAGAACTCAGCCGTAACGGCTATGAAATTATCAATGTAAACGGTTATGCGAATATTATTGAAGCCAGGAATAACTGTATATATCGTATGATGACGAGGGAAAAAGAAAGTAACACGCGGTACGACTATTTCATGTTTATAGACTCAGACATCGTGTTCGATACCCGCTATATAGACAAAATGCTCGCACAAGACAAATCGGTAGTTACGGGATTGTATTTCACAAAAAACGGCGGGCATAAACCGTTAGCGGGTTATTGGGGCAGCATGAATGAAACCGGGCAACTGATGTATCTTTCGAAAAAGGAAGTGTTGTCAAAAATGTTGGTAGAAATAGACTGGTGCGGGCTCGGGTTCACGATGTTCAAACGTGACGTTTTGGATAATATTCAATACCCTTGGGTAGAAGCAAAGATTATTGAGCTCAAACAACCGGTAAATACCGGTGTGTTCACGCTTAGCCAAGAAATATTGTCCGAAGATTTATCTTTCATAAAAAAGATGGGAGATAACGGAGTAAAACTGTACTGCGATACAGAGCTGTTCTGTGAACACATAGGTATCCAGTATTTCGGGTTGAAACAGTATTTAGAAAATAACTAA
- the def gene encoding peptide deformylase yields the protein MASVSASTGKLLPIRKYGDKILRRPARRVKDINEGIRGLINDMLVTMINARGVGLAANQVGHNLQILVADLSAGQEGRKCEPVVLINPAVIKKKGRVRMEEGCLSFPGLQMTITRAKWIKVSAMNLNGVVVEIETEGFPARILQHEIDHLNNKLIIDHMPLLKKLIIWREIRKRRKTKTW from the coding sequence ATGGCATCAGTATCTGCGTCTACGGGCAAGTTATTGCCAATACGCAAATACGGCGATAAAATCCTGCGCCGTCCCGCACGGCGGGTAAAAGATATTAATGAGGGTATCCGCGGGTTAATCAACGATATGCTGGTAACCATGATTAACGCACGCGGGGTTGGCCTTGCAGCGAATCAGGTGGGGCATAATCTCCAGATTTTAGTCGCTGACCTTTCCGCCGGGCAGGAAGGTAGGAAGTGTGAACCTGTAGTACTGATAAATCCTGCTGTAATCAAGAAAAAAGGACGGGTACGTATGGAGGAAGGATGTTTGTCATTCCCCGGGTTACAGATGACTATTACCCGCGCGAAATGGATAAAAGTTTCTGCAATGAACCTCAACGGCGTGGTGGTTGAGATTGAAACAGAAGGTTTTCCCGCGAGAATACTCCAGCATGAGATTGACCATCTCAATAATAAACTTATCATTGACCATATGCCATTACTAAAAAAACTTATCATCTGGCGTGAGATCAGAAAACGCAGAAAAACAAAAACGTGGTGA
- a CDS encoding glycosyltransferase, whose amino-acid sequence MISFCIIVKNEEKYLERCLDSIKTLSDDIIIVDTGSTDNTKQIAAKYTDNIYDFVWTNNFADARNYSISKATGDWIMWLDADNYFDPEQAEKLKRIMKNPHVIRNDVINVAIRDLNSKIVWSVPKIFRNNVGIRFKNPIHETLDYKGKNIVAVDVYLNHDRPGAVDREERYFKMLQEQYAVDKDDVSTNFYLASYNLRRKNHDTAAMHYQNMLKSAEMQKEAFTGLSRISYYKKNYTDALEYAYKSLMLDNSYPDIYVLIANIYDELGQKLNAITANKIALRLDKNFSTNTITNEEAYNYVPWVNLAKLYVDIMAIDRAIESYNEALKYADTQEKKNIVLKNLELIKTNFKKLEV is encoded by the coding sequence ATGATTTCTTTTTGTATTATTGTAAAAAACGAAGAAAAGTATTTAGAGCGGTGTTTGGATAGCATTAAAACACTATCGGACGATATAATTATTGTTGACACCGGTTCTACCGACAACACCAAACAAATCGCGGCGAAATACACCGACAATATCTACGATTTTGTATGGACTAACAACTTCGCCGATGCGCGGAATTATTCTATCAGTAAAGCCACTGGCGACTGGATCATGTGGTTAGACGCGGATAACTATTTTGACCCCGAGCAAGCGGAGAAACTTAAACGTATCATGAAAAACCCGCATGTTATACGTAACGACGTAATAAACGTGGCGATCCGCGATTTGAACTCAAAGATTGTATGGTCGGTCCCGAAAATATTCCGTAACAACGTTGGTATTAGGTTCAAAAATCCAATACACGAAACGCTTGATTATAAAGGCAAAAATATTGTTGCCGTAGATGTATATTTAAACCACGACCGTCCAGGTGCTGTAGACCGCGAGGAACGGTACTTCAAAATGTTACAGGAACAGTACGCGGTGGATAAAGACGACGTGTCAACAAACTTCTATCTCGCAAGTTACAATCTTAGGAGAAAGAACCATGATACTGCTGCTATGCATTACCAAAACATGTTAAAAAGCGCGGAAATGCAAAAAGAAGCGTTTACCGGCCTGAGCCGGATAAGTTATTACAAAAAGAACTATACGGACGCGCTTGAATACGCGTATAAGTCGTTGATGCTGGATAACTCGTACCCCGATATTTATGTGTTGATCGCGAATATTTATGACGAACTTGGGCAAAAACTTAACGCTATCACAGCGAACAAAATAGCGTTACGGTTGGACAAGAATTTTAGCACAAATACCATTACCAACGAAGAAGCGTACAACTACGTACCGTGGGTCAACCTCGCGAAACTGTACGTTGACATTATGGCAATCGACCGCGCGATTGAGAGTTATAATGAAGCGTTAAAGTACGCGGATACCCAAGAAAAGAAAAATATAGTACTGAAAAATCTTGAGCTAATAAAAACCAATTTTAAGAAACTGGAAGTATAG
- a CDS encoding type II toxin-antitoxin system HicA family toxin: protein MKTKEFIRYLSLHNCVLFRQGKKHSVFINLSTRKISTVPRHRELNDFLARKICKDLGITISRN, encoded by the coding sequence ATGAAAACTAAAGAGTTTATACGTTACCTTTCTTTGCACAACTGTGTTTTATTCAGACAAGGGAAGAAACATTCAGTATTCATAAATCTTTCGACACGGAAAATATCGACAGTACCAAGGCATAGAGAACTCAACGATTTTCTTGCACGTAAAATTTGCAAGGATTTGGGAATAACAATCTCGCGAAACTAG
- a CDS encoding glycosyltransferase: MNDILLKNGYLSSLSNNVQDDCVNIVLGSVNKGSTERKRNAVNIMYNMEQFPSLEETNAHTQQNYARFKDIINSYDYILDSDQSNVEFLKHNGFQNAYYAPIGYHPRFEVGLSETPETLDLLFLGVLSGRRMKILEKLYKKYDGLALFNVFGEERAKKVMSAKINLNLHFDDNRRYFESHRIIMLMLCNKRFVLSEPVENCAPLIKDEHFVVTDQDNLDSVIGYYLKNEIERRQIGCSGYEYVKSHLRFSDTFMTAFDELGKSHKQVFSVPTQNRKTCAVYRVFNEEDYIEHSLKSIYNHVDNIVVFLGNKPWNGEAVKPDRTEEIIVNYPDIQNKIVVVKYDAGSINAAHPYSGEVKLSNTALNIIRKYFPEMGYVLLIDGDEVYEEKHITNLLKYAYTNTEDVSFYSRWYTYWKTPGFRIDPMEPYSPLVLFKPNSETLFTGPRVINDKERERNILNPEDVLVHHFSYAKPDDKIRQKILSFSHCREIVDGWYENVWRKWDEDNTLTNLHPTHPECYKHVVEVDIKNIPVFMADHPLINTDPYVYLGKGEK, encoded by the coding sequence ATGAACGATATATTGCTGAAGAACGGGTACTTATCAAGCTTATCTAACAACGTTCAAGACGATTGCGTAAATATTGTATTGGGTTCTGTAAATAAAGGCAGCACCGAGAGAAAACGTAACGCGGTTAATATCATGTATAATATGGAGCAATTCCCGTCATTAGAAGAAACTAACGCACACACCCAGCAAAACTACGCAAGATTTAAAGATATTATAAATTCTTACGATTATATATTAGATTCAGATCAATCAAACGTTGAGTTTTTAAAGCATAACGGTTTTCAAAACGCGTATTACGCGCCTATAGGGTACCATCCGAGGTTTGAGGTGGGTTTGTCAGAAACTCCAGAAACGCTCGACCTGTTATTCCTTGGTGTGCTTTCGGGCCGCAGGATGAAAATCTTGGAGAAACTATACAAAAAGTATGATGGGTTAGCGTTATTCAACGTGTTTGGTGAAGAGCGCGCAAAAAAAGTGATGTCCGCTAAAATTAATCTTAATCTTCATTTTGATGACAACCGCCGGTACTTTGAATCGCATCGTATCATAATGTTAATGCTGTGCAACAAAAGATTTGTGTTATCCGAACCGGTAGAAAATTGTGCGCCATTGATCAAAGATGAACATTTTGTTGTTACGGATCAGGACAACCTTGATTCTGTCATAGGATATTACCTAAAAAATGAGATTGAACGCCGCCAAATCGGATGTTCAGGGTATGAGTATGTAAAATCCCACTTGCGGTTCTCAGACACCTTTATGACCGCATTTGATGAACTTGGGAAAAGTCATAAACAGGTATTCAGCGTACCGACACAAAACCGTAAAACTTGTGCGGTGTACCGCGTATTCAACGAAGAAGACTATATTGAACACTCTCTGAAGTCTATATATAACCACGTAGATAATATAGTAGTATTTCTTGGAAACAAACCTTGGAACGGCGAGGCGGTAAAACCCGATCGTACGGAAGAAATCATTGTCAATTATCCGGACATCCAAAACAAGATCGTGGTAGTGAAATATGATGCCGGAAGTATAAATGCCGCGCATCCATACTCCGGGGAAGTGAAGCTTAGCAATACCGCGCTGAACATAATCCGTAAATACTTTCCCGAAATGGGATATGTATTATTAATTGATGGGGATGAGGTGTATGAAGAGAAACATATAACCAATCTATTAAAGTATGCGTATACAAATACAGAAGATGTATCCTTTTATTCCCGGTGGTATACATACTGGAAAACACCGGGATTTAGGATAGATCCTATGGAACCGTATTCTCCGCTAGTATTGTTTAAACCTAACAGTGAAACCTTATTTACCGGCCCGAGAGTTATTAATGATAAGGAGCGGGAGAGAAACATTCTAAATCCCGAGGATGTTTTAGTACACCATTTCTCTTACGCGAAACCGGACGACAAAATCCGGCAAAAAATACTGTCATTCTCTCATTGTAGAGAAATAGTGGACGGTTGGTATGAAAACGTGTGGAGAAAATGGGACGAGGATAATACGCTCACAAACCTTCATCCCACTCATCCGGAGTGTTATAAACACGTGGTAGAGGTCGATATAAAAAATATCCCGGTATTTATGGCTGACCATCCTTTGATAAATACCGACCCTTATGTATATCTTGGAAAAGGGGAAAAATAG
- a CDS encoding type II toxin-antitoxin system HicB family antitoxin, which yields MKGWVGAMDGLSISVAKNSSIYGSDEMKNVTAVYEKRGKYYVGYIKELPGVNTQGRTLQETKKNIKEALMLIRKTEKQLKDECIKPIKTFTQRIAIRASK from the coding sequence TTGAAAGGATGGGTTGGTGCGATGGATGGGTTATCGATCTCAGTTGCTAAAAACAGTTCAATTTATGGAAGTGATGAAATGAAAAACGTAACGGCTGTGTATGAGAAACGCGGGAAGTATTATGTTGGATATATAAAAGAACTTCCCGGTGTAAACACGCAAGGTAGAACCCTGCAAGAAACGAAGAAGAATATTAAAGAAGCGCTGATGTTGATACGTAAAACTGAAAAACAGCTAAAAGATGAATGTATAAAACCAATAAAGACATTCACGCAACGTATTGCAATCCGCGCTTCAAAATGA
- a CDS encoding YncE family protein: protein MAVTLYLEGGEWDSGHLKLGSNHLWVDANGKLRIKTSTPSKDFDGEALNTPFDRSQCVPKLAYQLGYEFKSRKNVTVGVGNPQFGMAFDGENIWYSIPTTNSLHKIDISTNSIVGTVCVGEDPMRMVYDGQYIWVCNYNTSYISKVQDGTPPTEIATVSVGGAPRFIEFDGTYIWVSCQDGDALYIAKVNASTGQLVSTIYTGGSPTGLIFDGNYIWATNYQANRVIKINPSDDSILATITMGGDPVDAAFDGSYIWVSHGNTHKKLWKIDPVSNVVITSINIDNRLEDICFDGQYLWVANTSNQAVTKIDVDRNDIIATFCVGDNPYQIAFDGHSMWISGGVGNNISKILR from the coding sequence ATGGCAGTAACTTTGTATTTAGAAGGCGGGGAATGGGACTCCGGGCATCTGAAACTCGGATCAAACCATTTATGGGTAGATGCTAACGGTAAGCTAAGGATAAAAACAAGTACACCCAGTAAAGATTTTGACGGGGAAGCATTAAATACACCATTTGATCGCAGCCAGTGTGTGCCTAAATTGGCGTATCAACTAGGATATGAATTCAAGTCTAGAAAAAACGTTACAGTTGGTGTCGGTAATCCTCAGTTTGGAATGGCGTTTGACGGGGAAAATATCTGGTATTCAATACCAACTACAAATAGCCTTCACAAAATAGATATTTCTACCAATAGTATAGTAGGAACTGTTTGTGTAGGTGAAGATCCAATGAGAATGGTTTATGACGGGCAATATATTTGGGTATGTAATTATAACACTTCCTATATCTCCAAAGTACAAGACGGAACTCCTCCTACAGAAATTGCGACCGTTAGTGTTGGGGGAGCTCCTAGGTTCATAGAATTTGATGGCACCTATATTTGGGTATCATGTCAAGACGGTGATGCATTATATATTGCTAAAGTAAACGCTTCAACAGGACAATTAGTATCCACAATATATACTGGCGGGTCGCCTACAGGATTGATATTTGATGGAAACTATATTTGGGCAACAAATTATCAAGCAAATCGTGTTATTAAAATCAATCCTAGTGACGATTCAATACTTGCGACAATTACTATGGGCGGAGATCCTGTTGATGCCGCATTTGACGGTAGTTATATATGGGTGTCCCATGGGAATACACATAAGAAATTATGGAAAATAGATCCAGTAAGTAACGTTGTCATAACGAGTATTAATATTGATAATCGATTAGAAGATATCTGTTTTGACGGGCAGTATTTATGGGTAGCAAATACAAGCAATCAAGCAGTAACAAAAATTGATGTTGATCGAAACGATATTATTGCTACCTTTTGTGTTGGAGATAATCCATATCAAATAGCATTTGATGGGCATAGCATGTGGATTTCCGGTGGTGTTGGTAACAACATTTCGAAAATACTTAGATGA
- a CDS encoding response regulator transcription factor has product MQSKVLLVNTNIKEIEKYTELFLRNGCYCAVAFTGAEAIRKLIRMRYDIILLNHALADTNAPAVVSVMNKQNLRGEAVVIVLGNFRDKKYRERLYNMGVTDYITKPVSEEEIVAVLCHRMKTVREEKKTVRLFKESGTAQICKKTVQLTSQEFRLLELFDRYPGYILAREVILKHLYPNDNVFLSDESRALDMKVMRLRQKIGDDHGKIIEAVYGNGYRYAPDNIDVKMYTGGG; this is encoded by the coding sequence ATGCAATCTAAGGTGTTGCTCGTTAACACTAACATAAAAGAAATAGAAAAGTATACCGAACTATTTCTGCGGAACGGCTGTTACTGCGCAGTAGCGTTTACCGGAGCAGAAGCGATCCGCAAACTCATACGGATGCGCTACGATATTATCTTACTAAACCACGCGTTAGCGGACACAAACGCCCCGGCGGTGGTGTCCGTGATGAATAAACAAAACTTACGCGGCGAGGCCGTTGTCATTGTTCTGGGTAATTTTAGGGATAAAAAGTATCGTGAACGGTTGTACAACATGGGCGTAACGGACTATATCACGAAACCTGTGAGTGAAGAGGAAATCGTTGCGGTACTATGCCACCGTATGAAAACTGTTCGTGAGGAAAAGAAAACTGTAAGGTTATTCAAAGAGTCCGGGACTGCGCAGATATGTAAAAAAACGGTTCAATTAACGAGTCAAGAGTTTAGGCTGCTAGAACTTTTCGATCGCTACCCGGGTTATATCCTAGCCCGCGAGGTGATACTCAAACATTTGTATCCAAACGACAATGTGTTCCTGTCGGACGAGTCCCGCGCATTGGATATGAAAGTAATGCGGTTACGTCAAAAGATTGGTGATGACCATGGAAAAATAATCGAGGCCGTGTATGGGAACGGATACAGATATGCCCCGGATAACATCGACGTGAAAATGTATACGGGGGGGGGGTAG